One Stigmatopora nigra isolate UIUO_SnigA chromosome 1, RoL_Snig_1.1, whole genome shotgun sequence DNA segment encodes these proteins:
- the LOC144195854 gene encoding NGFI-A-binding protein 1-like, whose product MAAVLPRTLGELQLYRILQRANLLYYYEAFIQQGGDDVQQLCEAGEEEFLEIMALVGMASKPLHVRRLQKALRDWVTNPAIFNQPLTSLPVCSIPVYKLPEGSPTLLGSQDRANTSSVKMVKSVPTCSDTGKQEVTRDKLSVGSPLPGNAESRFWSGHSNDSEHSLSPSDLGSPSSPRDVMEALDVAAVQSVLECVDRMAPGLAKVDLADVKEQLKSNKKLAKMIGHIFELSDDDPRREEEIRKYSAIYGRFDSKRRDGKHLTLHELTVNEAAAQLCMRDMALLTRRDELFGLARQVSREVTYKYTYRTSKSRCGDRDESSPKRIKTEENFFDIQEALQAIHMRQEMLREQLACAKSKGDESIGRNLQMQLERLLARQMEILQDAAVQERLQALDWRIPAAALKYLANTQNTNGAAHDSSKENQDERPINLRVVSQTMQEGDLPLGKQLANELKRHHNHNSSTDETKTPATENGMSQRAAANAEKKIIKSEPEDST is encoded by the exons ATGGCGGCAGTTTTGCCGAGGACGTTGGGTGAACTGCAGCTCTACCGGATCCTCCAGCGAGCCAACTTGCTCTACTACTACGAAGCTTTCATCCAGCAGGGCGGCGACGACGTGCAGCAGCTGTGCGAAGCCGGTGAAGAGGAGTTCCTGGAAATCATGGCACTGGTCGGAATGGCCAGTAAGCCCCTTCACGTCAGGCGCCTGCAGAAAGCCCTGCGCGACTGGGTTACCAACCCGGCCATCTTCAATCAGCCTCTCACCTCGCTGCCGGTGTGCAGCATTCCCGTCTACAAACTTCCTGAAGGTTCTCCCACACTGCTGGGTTCCCAAGACCGAGCCAACACATCCAGTGTCAAGATGGTCAAATCCGTTCCCACGTGCTCGGACACGggaaaacaggaagtgactcggGACAAATTATCCGTGGGCTCGCCTCTTCCAGGAAACGCCGAATCTCGGTTCTGGTCGGGACACAGCAACGATAGCGAGCACAGCCTGTCGCCATCCGACCTGGGTTCACCGTCTTCTCCGAGAGACGTAATGGAGGCTTTGGATGTGGCCGCGGTGCAGTCGGTCCTCGAGTGTGTGGACAGGATGGCGCCGGGACTCGCCAAGGTGGATCTGGCCGATGTCAAAGAGCAGCTCAAGAGCAACAAGAAGCTCGCCAAGATGATCGGACACATCTTTGAGCTTAGCGACGATGACCCACGGAGAGAGGAGGAGATTCGCAAGTACAGCGCCATTTACGGACGCTTCGACTCCAAAAGGAGGGATGGAAAACATCTAACCCTCCACGAG CTGACGGTGAACGAAGCGGCGGCGCAGCTCTGCATGAGGGACATGGCTCTGCTCACACGCAGAGACGAGCTCTTTGGGCTGGCCCGGCAGGTCTCCAGAGAGGTCACTTACAAATACACCTACCGCACCAGCAA GTCTCGCTGTGGGGACCGGGACGAGTCATCTCCAAAACGGATTAAAACTGAG GAGAACTTCTTCGACATCCAAGAGGCGCTTCAGGCCATCCACATGAGGCAGGAGATGCTGAGGGAGCAGCTGGCCTGTGCCAAGTCTAAAGGAGACGAAAGCATAGGACGGAACCTACAG ATGCAACTTGAGCGTCTCCTGGCGAGACAGATGGAAATCCTCCAGGACGCTGCGGTCCAGGAGAGACTGCAGGCTCTAGATTGGAGGATTCCCGCTGCTGCATTAAAGTATCTCGCCAACACCCAGAATACCAACGGGGCCGCCCATGACTCCAGCAAGGAGAATCAAG ACGAGCGACCCATAAACTTGCGGGTCGTGAGCCAAACCATGCAGGAAGGTGACCTTCCGTTGGGCAAACAGCTGGCCAATGAGCTAAAACGTCACCACAACCACAACAGCAGCACAGACGAGACCAAAACACCAGCAACAG AAAATGGGATGTCACAGCGAGCCGCCGCCAACGCGGAAAAAAAGATCATCAAATCGGAACCCGAGGACTCGACATAG